One genomic window of Kiritimatiellia bacterium includes the following:
- a CDS encoding RluA family pseudouridine synthase, with protein sequence MTICPRVLLDDEAILAVDKPAGLLVAPDRYDKNAPHLMAWVHREFGPTVFNVHRLDRDTSGAVLCAKTKAALDDLSLQFERGEVDKEYVALVRGRPPAHQGTIDRPIVVDLEHPGRMKAARRGKQAITVYEVVERFRGYSWLRLRPKTGRTHQLRVHLQYIGCPIVADPWYGDGRPLLLSEIKRGYKPPREGERPLLSRLALHAHRLTFRHPLRGDQIVVESPIPKEMDAALKQLRKWAA encoded by the coding sequence ATGACGATTTGTCCCCGTGTGCTTCTGGACGATGAGGCGATTCTTGCAGTCGACAAGCCAGCCGGCCTTTTGGTGGCGCCGGATCGCTACGACAAAAACGCGCCGCACCTGATGGCGTGGGTCCACCGCGAATTCGGGCCGACCGTCTTCAACGTCCATCGCCTCGACCGCGACACCAGCGGCGCCGTGCTATGCGCAAAAACCAAGGCTGCGCTGGATGACCTCAGCCTCCAATTCGAGCGTGGCGAGGTGGACAAGGAGTACGTTGCGCTCGTCCGTGGACGGCCGCCCGCCCATCAGGGGACGATCGACCGGCCGATTGTGGTGGATCTCGAGCATCCTGGCCGGATGAAGGCGGCCCGGCGCGGCAAACAGGCCATCACGGTTTATGAGGTTGTGGAGAGGTTCCGTGGCTACTCTTGGCTTCGACTGCGCCCGAAAACCGGTCGCACGCACCAACTGCGGGTGCACCTTCAATACATCGGCTGTCCGATCGTCGCCGATCCCTGGTATGGCGACGGGCGCCCCCTGTTGCTGTCCGAGATCAAGCGCGGATACAAGCCGCCGCGCGAGGGCGAGCGGCCGTTGCTCAGCCGGCTCGCGCTCCATGCGCATCGACTGACCTTCCGCCATCCGCTTCGCGGCGATCAGATCGTTGTCGAATCGCCGATTCCTAAGGAAATGGACGCCGCTCTCAAACAGTTGCGCAAGTGGGCTGCATGA
- a CDS encoding methyltransferase domain-containing protein, whose translation MTYPTELEAFWLREARTVWGARNESELIECARPYVQALSDRFTVDRGRAIELYADDPASRAAYGLFFFPQTFARTLKVLEECWRAPTGVHEVRILDLGAGTGAAGFAALSMLGGRRAILCAVDRSREALDALRRLAESARALWPAAEVQTVQRDLTEPPSAPDLFDLILCSFALNEIAEGCPSFDAAEWICSQMDRLKPEGLLVLIEPALRSCAERLERLRDRAAAEGWANIVGPCPHHGPCPMLAEGRFWCHEVRSWQPPRIAETINRLLYRDLPHLKFSFLAVRRSRGRGAISDAHRGRLVAPLTPQRGKFVTRVCCADGQLRELEILTRSLDAAGRATLRRMERGTRVAFVPDRVLGDGTLRASSLIALEPNGPTH comes from the coding sequence ATGACGTATCCGACCGAACTGGAGGCTTTCTGGCTTCGCGAGGCGCGCACCGTGTGGGGCGCGCGGAACGAGTCGGAGCTGATCGAATGCGCGCGGCCGTACGTCCAGGCGTTGAGCGATCGATTTACGGTGGATCGCGGGCGCGCCATTGAACTGTACGCGGATGATCCCGCATCGCGAGCGGCATATGGGTTGTTTTTCTTCCCTCAAACGTTTGCGCGGACGCTGAAGGTTCTTGAGGAATGTTGGCGGGCGCCGACCGGCGTGCATGAGGTGCGGATTTTGGATCTCGGCGCAGGCACGGGGGCGGCCGGTTTTGCCGCGCTGTCGATGCTCGGCGGGAGGCGGGCGATCCTGTGCGCCGTGGACCGCTCGCGTGAGGCGCTGGACGCGTTGCGACGTCTGGCCGAATCGGCCCGCGCGTTATGGCCGGCTGCCGAGGTGCAAACTGTACAGCGTGACCTGACGGAACCGCCGTCCGCACCGGATTTGTTTGATCTGATCCTGTGCTCCTTTGCCCTCAACGAGATTGCGGAGGGCTGTCCCTCGTTCGACGCGGCCGAATGGATTTGCAGCCAGATGGACCGCCTGAAGCCGGAGGGATTGCTGGTGCTGATCGAGCCTGCCCTTCGCTCCTGCGCGGAGCGGCTCGAGCGATTGCGGGATCGTGCGGCCGCGGAGGGATGGGCCAACATCGTTGGCCCGTGCCCGCATCACGGCCCATGCCCGATGCTCGCGGAGGGGCGATTCTGGTGCCATGAAGTGCGATCGTGGCAGCCTCCGCGGATCGCCGAAACGATCAACCGCCTCCTCTACCGGGATCTGCCGCACCTGAAGTTCAGTTTCCTCGCGGTCCGCAGATCTCGCGGCCGGGGCGCCATCAGCGACGCGCACCGCGGGCGGCTGGTTGCTCCACTCACGCCGCAGCGCGGGAAATTTGTCACGCGGGTCTGTTGCGCGGACGGCCAACTCCGGGAGTTGGAAATTCTCACGCGGAGCTTGGACGCGGCCGGTCGGGCGACTCTGCGCCGCATGGAGCGCGGCACGCGGGTGGCGTTTGTTCCCGATCGCGTCCTCGGCGACGGCACCCTCCGCGCAAGCTCTCTAATCGCTTTAGAACCGAACGGGCCGACTCACTGA